Sequence from the Undibacterium piscinae genome:
GCAAACTGAATATCAATAATATTTTCATCGTCTGTAAGCATTAGCGCCTCTTTCGGCTGCTTATTCTTTACATTTGAACGATATCCAATTTCAACGGTGCGAACCTGAGAGACATTAACGATTTCATGCCCCTGTATCGGTGCCGGCCAGCGCCAATTAAACCCCGCAGTAGTCGAGTGACTATATTTACCAAATGTTGTAATAACTGCGGTTTGACCTTCTTGGACAATGAAAAATCCACTTACACCCCAGATAAACGCAATAACAGCAAGCACTACAGCAACGGCCACCTTCGCACCAGCAGCATCAGGAGTAAAGCTTCCTCCGCCCCCGCCTCCATCGCCAGCACCGTTTCCGCCTAGCAATTTTGTGATGCGTTGATTGAAATCACGCCAAAGTTGCTCTATATCCGGCGGTCCTTCATTCGGTTTTTTTCCATCCTGATTATTGTTTTGCGAACCGCGCCCCCATTGAGGATCATTCAGCGATAACGTCAAACCAATCTTTTTTAGAAGTGAAACAAGCATTCTGTCGCTATCCAATTAAATAGTGGGTCGAACTATAAACAAGCTTAATTAAAACGAGCATCATCAAACTCAAGGTCTGCTGGTGCATCGCCACGTTTTATAGCGTAAAGTCTGGCATATTCAGCAATTGCATGACGCAAAAGGTCCATCCCTGCTCCGGTACGGGCACTCGCAAAAACCCGCTGGATTTTATCATATTCACCTAGTTCAACACTTGGATCCATTGACGTCAAATCAATTTTATTCCATACCAACAACTGCGGTATATGATCTGCACCAATTTCCTTAAGCACATGATTAACCTGCTCAATCTGATCCATACGCACTGGACTACTTGCATCTACAACGTGTATCAAAAGGTCTGCGTGTATTGTCTCCTCTAAGGTTGCACGGAACGCGGCAACCAATTGATGAGGCAACTCACGAATAAAACCCACTGTATCAGAAACAACAACACTTCCAACTTCACCAAGATATAAACGACGTGACGTTGTATCCAATGTCGCAAACAATTGATTGGCAGCATAGGCACCGGCCTTAGTCAACGAGTTAAATAACGTAGACTTGCCTGCATTCGTATACCCAACCAAAGAAACCGAGAAAGTATGACTCCGCCCCCTAGAGCGACGCTGCGTTTCTCTCTGCTTATGCAGCTTTTCCATTTTTGCTTTAAGAGCCTTGACACGTTCGCCCAGCAACCGGCGATCGGTTTCCAACTGGGTTTCTCCAGGGCCACGCAAACCGATACCACCCTTTTGTCGCTCCAGATGCGTCCAACCCCGTATCAATCGGGTAGCGAGATGCTGCAACTGCGCCAACTCAACCTGAACTTTGCCTTCGTGACTATGTGCTCGTTGCGCAAAAATATCAAGAATTAAACTAGTTCTATCAACAACCCGAACTTTAAGATGCCGTTCAAGATTGCGCTGCTGAGCCGGAGACAATGCATGATTAAAGATCACAATTTCAGCGCTTACATCAGCCACAGCATTGGCAAGTTCATCAGCCTTACCAGAACCGATAAAAAAAGCAGCATCAGGACTAGATCTCTTACAAGAAATCACTGTAACCGGTTCAGCTCCAGCAGACTGAGAGAGCAAGGAAAGCTCCTCCAAACTTGCGGCAAAATCTTCCTTGCCAAAATCCACACCGACTAAAATCGCGCGCATAAATAAGGGCAACTCAGAAAATAATATACCATCAAAATCTTACTCAACCTCAGACTCTGTATTAATAGTTACAGCACGAGCTGGAACAACAGTAGAAATAGCATGTTTATAAACCATTTGGGTAACGGTATTGCGAAGAAGTACGACATATTGATCAAAAGACTCTATATGTCCCTGCAATTTAATCCCATTTACCAAATATATCGAAACGGGAATATGCTCTTTACGCAGCGCATTTAAAAACGGGTCTTGTAACAGTTGCCCTTTATTACTCATAACAGCTCCATGATGTTGTTGTGAACAAGAGTTGGGGACACATTGCAAAATCTCAAGTGTCCCAAAAATAATACTCTATAACTCTACTCTACTTTTTACGACCAATTTCTGCGAAGCGGTCTTCACATTGCAAAACTATTTTTCAACTTTTGCAAAAGGATTCTTTCCCGAACGCATTTCTATACGCAAAGGGGTCCCCGTCAACGAAAACGTTTCACGGAAATGTTTTTCCAAATAACGTTTATAGACATCACCAATAGAATCAAGCGCATTACCGTGAATAACGATAATTGGCGGATTTTGACCGCCTTGATGAGCGTAACGCAATTTAGGGCGAATTGAGCCCTTACGTTTTGGCTGCTGATGCTCTACCGCCTCAATCAATGCCCTGGTCAATTTTGGTGTCGACAAATTCGCCATTGCCGCAGCATAAGCAGCATCAATTGACTTCATCATCGGATCAATACCAGAAGACTTCAAAGCAGAGACAAAGTGAAACTTAGCAAAAGTTAAGAAATTTAATTTCCTCTCGATATCTACCTTAATCTCGTCACGACGATCACTCTGCAAACCATCCCATTTATTCACGCCGATCACCAACGCACGTCCAGATTCAAGAATAAAGCCTGCTATATGAGCATCTTGTTCTGAGATATCCTGCTGCGCATCCAACAAAAGCAAAACGACGTTAGCCTCTGAGACCGATTGCAAAGTTTTTACTACGGAAAATTTCTCAATTGCCTCAAATACCTTACCGCGCCGACGAATACCTGCGGTGTCAATCAAGGTGTAGTGCTTGCCACCACGCTCAAATGGTATTTCAATTGAATCCCTGGTAGTTCCTGGCATATCAAATGCGATCACCCGCTCCTCGCCGAGCAAGGTGTTGACCAAGGTCGATTTACCGACGTTAGGCCGGCCGACGATCGCAATTTTAATACCTTTCACCGCATCGCTAGGCTCTTCCAACTCGGGAGGTCTTTGCGCAAAAGCGATGTTCAAAGACTCTTCAACCAAATCAGTCACGCCATCACCATGCGCTGAGGAAATCACATAAGGATCACCCAATCCCAACTCATAGAAATCAGCGGTTACCGAGGTGTACCTCATACCTTCGGCTTTATTGACAACCAACATTACAGATCGACCGGATTTCCGTAAAAAATCAGTAATGGTTTTATCGTGCGGCGTCAAACCCTGGCGACCGTCAACCAGGAAAATAACCACATCTGCCTCAGCAACCGCTTGCTTGGTTTGCTTGGCCATTTCATACATGATCCCGTCTTTAGCGACTGGCTCAAATCCTCCAGTATCGATCACAAGAAACGGTCTATCTCCAACACGTCCCTCGCCATAATGCCTATCCCTGGTCAAGCCAGGAAGATCCGCAACCAACGCATCGCGAGAGCGCGTAAGCCGATTAAACAATGTGGATTTGCCGACGTTTGGTCGACCTATAAGTGCTATTACCGGCTTCATTTGTATTACTCGGTCGCAAAAGCGACCACTGTCCCTGATTTAGTTTGTACGATCAAATTCGAACCCACCACGATTGGCGTGGCCAAAATCTGACTACCATCGGTGCTAACCCTACCGATGAAAGAGCCATCTTCCCTTGAGAGAAAATGAAGAAAACCGAAAGCATCACCTACTGCGACGGCCCTACCAAACGATACTGGCGCAGAGACCCGGCGATTGGCTAACGCATCATTACGCCAGGCACTCGATCCCGCAACGCGAGAATATGCTGAAACCGCACCAGCATTGTCCACCGCAAACACGAATCGCTCATCAACACTGACACCAACTTCGCTAGAAATATTTTTTGACCAACGTACCGAACCAGAGCCCAAATCAAAGCAACTGACGCGTCCCTGGTAAGCGGAAGAGCAAACAACTTGTCCGGCGACTACAGGAGTACCGAGAACATCAGCAATACGCTCTAGCTCTGTTGCCCCCTTAGGATCTGCAACCGATGCCTCCCAGCGCAACCCACCGTTATTCAATGACAAGGCCACCAACTTCCCGCCAGGCAAGCCAACAATCGCCAATTGATCGGTCATAGCGATTCCTGATGCGGCACGCAAGGTCAAAGCAGGAATGGTGCGATTCACCGCCCACTTGCGGGCACCGGTCTCCACATCGTAAGCTGCAACGCGGTTGTCGATACTTCTAACCAAAATCAAGCCTTGACCAATGACAGGATTCGTCATAATTTCACTTGAGGCTTGCACTTTCCAGCGCAACTTACCATCAAGATCAAAAGCCATCAAAAATCCCTTTTGCCCGGCCACTACGATTGTCGATGCGCCAACGCCAACCCCCGCTGTTAAAGGCATTCCAGCGCTGATACGCCACAAAACCTTACCACTGACAGAATCCATTTTCACAACAGCACCATCAACAGCCGCAGCAACAATATCAGTTCCGGTTTGAACAGGAGAAAAAACATACGCACCACTGCTTCCGACTGACGTACTCCAAACAGGTTTGAGCGCCATTGAGGGCTTAAACTCAACTAAAGCGGCAGGCGCGTTTTTTATCTCGGACTTTGAAAAAGGATTAAGCGAAGATAAAGACGAACAGCCTGCCAAATTAAGCAGTATCGCACCGACAACCAGTTTGCTAAAAAATTGCATGCATAACTCCCAATTATTTTGCTGCTGCGTGACTTGCATTGCTTACGCTTACAGCACCACCAAGTGCATCGAGCTTAATTTGTATTAATTGACGACCAGGATTTTTTGCGCCTAGCTTATCCAAGGCAGCCTGATAAGCATTACGAGCATCCTCAATTTTATTTTGAGCAAAATAAATATCGCCTTTAACGTCGATAGCAACGCCAGCAAAATCAGCGGGAAAATCTCCGGCCAGGAAAGTCAATCCCTCATCGTAGGCCTTCTCGTCCAATGCAATTCCGGCCAAACGGATCTTCGCCAAAGATTTATACTCCTCAACATTGCTGTGATCCAGGGTCCAATGCAAATGACCCTTTGCCGTTTTCAGATCATTAGCATCAAATGCAATTTTCGCTGCTGACAATGCGGCCATAGGCGCATAAGAAGTGCGTGGAAATTTCTCGATCAAATCCGTTGTGGCGCGCTGCACCTTAACACTATCTTTTGCAATGATAGATTTTTGCAACTCATCATAAAGCTGAGATGCCTGAGTGGACTGGTTACGCTGATAGGTATTCCAGCCAGTCCAAGCTGCGTAACCTGACAGCGCAATGACCAGCAACCAAGTCACCAGATTTCCGTACTGCTTCCACCAAGCTTTTAACGTGTCTAATTGTTCTTGCTCTTCGAGATCGTATGCCATATTTTTTTATATTTAGTGATGAATATGAATGTGATTAGGATTATCGCAGCAGTCGCTGGTTTCAGCCGCGCCCGTCATTTGATCCACCACATAATCGACAGCAGTATCAAATGGAAGGTTAACCTGATTGTTATCTGTATCTTCGTCGCGCATCGCCTTGATGGTGACGGTATTTGCCGCAGCCTCGTCTTCGCCGATTATCACCGAATAAGCAGCGCCACTAGCATTAGCTTTTTTCATTTGCGACTTAAAACTTCCCACGCCTGAAGCCGATGCGCAATGTAACACAACATCGAGTCCAGCATCACGCAAACGTTCACCGAGCACAAAAGACTGAGCCCGACCATCATCGCCTTGATGCAGCAGATACACATCACATTGAGGTGGATTATGCGCCTCGCCTGAGGCCTTCATCAATTCCAGCAAGCGCTCAACCCCCATGGCAAAGCCACAGGCAGGCGTTGCCTTACCACCAAAAATTGAAAACAGGGAATCATAACGACCACCGCCACACACCGTCCCCTGAGAACCCAGTTCATCGGTAACCCACTCAAACACGGTGCGATTGTAGTAGTCCATACCACGGACCAAGCGCGTGTTAATCGTGAAGGGAATACTATTATCACGAAGAATTTTTTGCACACCCAGAAAGTGAGACTTTGACTCCTCACCCAAATAATCAAACAACTTTGGTGCGTTATTCACCATCTCTTGCATGGCTGGATTCTTAGTATCCAATATCCGCAACGGATTGCTATATAAGCGGCGCAAGGCTTCCGCATCAAGTAAGTCTTTATGCTGCTCAAAATAGGAGATCAAATCAACGCGATGCTGATTGCGCTCAGGAGCGTCACCAATGGAGTTGAGCTCCAAACGAATATTTTGCAAACCCAAGTCATCCCAGAGTCGCTGGCACATCACAATTAATTCAGCATCAATATCAGGACCACTAAAACCCAAAGCCTCAGCGCCGACCTGATGAAACTGGCGATACCTGCCACGCTGCGGCTTCTCATGCCTAAACATCGGACCGTTATACCAAACGCGCTTGGGACCTTCGTATGTGAGATTGTGCTCAATTGCGGCGCGAACTATACCCGCAGTATTTTCCGGACGCAATGTTAGCTTATCACCATTAAGGGCATCGTCAAAAGAGTACATTTCTTTTTCAACAATATCCGTTACCGCACCAAGCCCACGCGCAAACAAGTGCGTCGATTCAACAATAGGCGTACGGACTTGTTGAAAACCATAACTTTTAAGCACCGATTGAACGGTGTTTTCAAATAACTCCCAGAGCGGAGCATCGGCAGGTAGGATATCGTTCATCCCCTTGACGCCGCTTATCTTTTCGATTTTTTTATTTTCTGACATTCCTAATTACCTGATCTAGTTTTATACGAGTAGCGACTTAGGCTGAGCGTAATGACTCTGCACATATTCTAAAACAATAGCCTGAAACTCTTTCGCGATAGACTCACCGCGTAACGTTACAGCTTTTACACCATCAATAAACACTGGCGCAGCGGGCGATTCACCCGTACCAGGAAGACTAATGCCAATATTTGCATGCTTGGACTCACCGGGCCCGTTGACGATACATCCCATCACAGCGACATTCATCGCCTCAACACCTGGATATTGCTCTTTCCAGACTGGCATCTGGTCACGCAAGAAGGTCTGAATGTCGTCAGCTAACTCTTGAAAA
This genomic interval carries:
- a CDS encoding tetratricopeptide repeat protein, translating into MAYDLEEQEQLDTLKAWWKQYGNLVTWLLVIALSGYAAWTGWNTYQRNQSTQASQLYDELQKSIIAKDSVKVQRATTDLIEKFPRTSYAPMAALSAAKIAFDANDLKTAKGHLHWTLDHSNVEEYKSLAKIRLAGIALDEKAYDEGLTFLAGDFPADFAGVAIDVKGDIYFAQNKIEDARNAYQAALDKLGAKNPGRQLIQIKLDALGGAVSVSNASHAAAK
- the hflX gene encoding GTPase HflX, with product MRAILVGVDFGKEDFAASLEELSLLSQSAGAEPVTVISCKRSSPDAAFFIGSGKADELANAVADVSAEIVIFNHALSPAQQRNLERHLKVRVVDRTSLILDIFAQRAHSHEGKVQVELAQLQHLATRLIRGWTHLERQKGGIGLRGPGETQLETDRRLLGERVKALKAKMEKLHKQRETQRRSRGRSHTFSVSLVGYTNAGKSTLFNSLTKAGAYAANQLFATLDTTSRRLYLGEVGSVVVSDTVGFIRELPHQLVAAFRATLEETIHADLLIHVVDASSPVRMDQIEQVNHVLKEIGADHIPQLLVWNKIDLTSMDPSVELGEYDKIQRVFASARTGAGMDLLRHAIAEYARLYAIKRGDAPADLEFDDARFN
- the hfq gene encoding RNA chaperone Hfq; this translates as MSNKGQLLQDPFLNALRKEHIPVSIYLVNGIKLQGHIESFDQYVVLLRNTVTQMVYKHAISTVVPARAVTINTESEVE
- the bamB gene encoding outer membrane protein assembly factor BamB; the encoded protein is MQFFSKLVVGAILLNLAGCSSLSSLNPFSKSEIKNAPAALVEFKPSMALKPVWSTSVGSSGAYVFSPVQTGTDIVAAAVDGAVVKMDSVSGKVLWRISAGMPLTAGVGVGASTIVVAGQKGFLMAFDLDGKLRWKVQASSEIMTNPVIGQGLILVRSIDNRVAAYDVETGARKWAVNRTIPALTLRAASGIAMTDQLAIVGLPGGKLVALSLNNGGLRWEASVADPKGATELERIADVLGTPVVAGQVVCSSAYQGRVSCFDLGSGSVRWSKNISSEVGVSVDERFVFAVDNAGAVSAYSRVAGSSAWRNDALANRRVSAPVSFGRAVAVGDAFGFLHFLSREDGSFIGRVSTDGSQILATPIVVGSNLIVQTKSGTVVAFATE
- the hisS gene encoding histidine--tRNA ligase, giving the protein MSENKKIEKISGVKGMNDILPADAPLWELFENTVQSVLKSYGFQQVRTPIVESTHLFARGLGAVTDIVEKEMYSFDDALNGDKLTLRPENTAGIVRAAIEHNLTYEGPKRVWYNGPMFRHEKPQRGRYRQFHQVGAEALGFSGPDIDAELIVMCQRLWDDLGLQNIRLELNSIGDAPERNQHRVDLISYFEQHKDLLDAEALRRLYSNPLRILDTKNPAMQEMVNNAPKLFDYLGEESKSHFLGVQKILRDNSIPFTINTRLVRGMDYYNRTVFEWVTDELGSQGTVCGGGRYDSLFSIFGGKATPACGFAMGVERLLELMKASGEAHNPPQCDVYLLHQGDDGRAQSFVLGERLRDAGLDVVLHCASASGVGSFKSQMKKANASGAAYSVIIGEDEAAANTVTIKAMRDEDTDNNQVNLPFDTAVDYVVDQMTGAAETSDCCDNPNHIHIHH
- a CDS encoding ribosome biogenesis GTPase Der, producing MKPVIALIGRPNVGKSTLFNRLTRSRDALVADLPGLTRDRHYGEGRVGDRPFLVIDTGGFEPVAKDGIMYEMAKQTKQAVAEADVVIFLVDGRQGLTPHDKTITDFLRKSGRSVMLVVNKAEGMRYTSVTADFYELGLGDPYVISSAHGDGVTDLVEESLNIAFAQRPPELEEPSDAVKGIKIAIVGRPNVGKSTLVNTLLGEERVIAFDMPGTTRDSIEIPFERGGKHYTLIDTAGIRRRGKVFEAIEKFSVVKTLQSVSEANVVLLLLDAQQDISEQDAHIAGFILESGRALVIGVNKWDGLQSDRRDEIKVDIERKLNFLTFAKFHFVSALKSSGIDPMMKSIDAAYAAAMANLSTPKLTRALIEAVEHQQPKRKGSIRPKLRYAHQGGQNPPIIVIHGNALDSIGDVYKRYLEKHFRETFSLTGTPLRIEMRSGKNPFAKVEK